CAGCGCCCCCCTCTGGCCCTGCTCACCGACGCTCCCGCTGGTGGTGTTCCTCCGCTCCCAGGGGGTCCCGTTACCGGCAGCTGTTACTCTGGCCCCCAGGGTCCCGTTACTCCCGGTACTAACACTGCTAGACACCCTGACCACAGGGTGATGAGGGGCGTGAGCGTCTATGGTGACAATACTCCCGGTAACGCTCCCGGTGTTGCTGTCATGGTCAGAGGGGACCCGGTAGTACGGAGACTCAGAGCTTCCTGTTGAAGACCCTCCTCCACAGGAAGAGGCGGAGTCAGAGCCCTTGGCAGAGGAGCAGATTGGTCCGTGCTGTTTGGACATGGCAATGACCTATAggatgaacagaggagacagtTAGCTAGTTACTTCAGCTAGTTAGAATGTAAATCAACAGTTCATTTAGCTAGTTACTTCAGCTAGTTAGAATGTAAATCAACAGTTCATTTAGCTAGTTACTTCAGCTAGTTAGAATGTAAATCAACAGTTCATTTAGCTAGTTACTTCAGCTAGTTAGAATGTAAATCAACAGTTCATTTAGCTAGTTACTTCAGCTAGTTAGAATGTAAATCAACAGGTCATTTAGCTAGTTACTTCAGCTAGTCAGAATGTAAATCAACAGTTCATTTAGCTAGTTACTTCAGCTAGTTAGAATGTAAATCAACAGTTCATTTAGCTAGTTACTTCAGCTAGTTAGAATGTAAATCAACAGTTCATTTAGCTAGTTACTTCAGCTAGTTAGAATGTAAATCAACAGTTCATTTAGCTAGTTACTTCAGCTAGTTAGAATGTAAATCAACAGTTCATTTAGCTAGTTACTTCAGCTAGTTAGAATGTAAATCAACAGGTCATTTAGCTAGTTACTTCAGCTAGTTAGAATGTAAATCAACAGTTCATTTAGCTAGTTACTTCAGCTAGTTAGAATGTAAATCAACAGGTCATTTAGCTAGTTACTTCAGCTAGTTAGAATGTAAATCAACAGTTCATTTAGCTAGTTACTTCAGCTAGTTAGAATGTAAATCAACAGTTCATTTAGCTAGTTACCTCAGCTAGTTAGAATGTAAATCAACAGTTCATTTAGCTAGTTACTTCAGCTAGTTAGAATGTAAATCAACAGTTCATTTAGCTAGTTACTTCGGCTAGTTAGAATGTAAATCAACAGTTCATTTAGCTAGTTACTTCAGCTAGTTAGAATGTAAATCAACAGTTCATTTAGCTAGTTACTTTGGCTAGTTAGAATGTAAATCAACAGTTCATTTAGCTAGTTACTTTGGCTAGTTAGAATGTAAATCAACAGTTCATTTAGCTAGTTACTTCAGCTAGTTAGAATGTAAATCAACAGTTCATTTAGCTAGTTACTTCGGCTAGTTAGAATGTAAATCAACAGTTCATTTAGCTAGTTACTTCGGCTAGTTAGAATGTAAATCAACAGTTCATTTAGCTAGTTACTTCGGCTAGTTAGAATGTAAATCAACAGATCATTTTAACTAACTCAGATTTGATATTTATCTCACCTGCGCCACTCGCGGCTGATTGGGCGGCTGATTGGGCACACGCGGAGTCGTCACAGGGATAGGCCCCTCCCTGACTCGTTCCCCTCCCTGGCTGAGTGACATCAACTTGGCACGCGTCACCGCGCTCttaggggagacagggggaggtagagaggagacagaaggaggtagaggggagacagTAGGGGGGTGTCTAATCCCCTCCTTAGGGATATGCACCAGTGGGGCTGGCGCTGGGGTAGCCGTGGCAAGGGCTCGATTGGCCGACTGTACTGtcggatagagggagggaggattcatcacccctgtctcccctgcctcgccccctcctcctgctcctccctctcctccagatgtgtccgtctctccctcctcctcgctccgtctctccacaGAGCGCTGCTGTCTCCACTCCTGCACCAGCGGTGGTCGCAGCCTGACAGATCACACATGATGTGTTTGACTTGACGATTAATACCAGGGTTGTATGACacacacctacaacacacactagCCACAAACGTACCTTGGTTGTGACCTGCGGGGGTCGAAGGACAGGTGGAAGGTCATGTGCCGCTGGTTGGAGGGGTCGTCTCCGGGGGGCGAGGTGCTGCTGCTGCCGTTGGCGACGCGGGGTAAGGTATTGCTGAATGTTACCATGGTTTCCTTTCCCATGGTGCCGCGGGGTGCCAGGAGCTCCACGTCAGCACTGGCCCTCTTCAGAGATGCTACGCTGGCCTTCTCCCTACGaacctacagaacaacataatGTGGCTAACTACTAATACTAACCACGACAACACAACCTGTCTCCCTTCATCTCGTACCTTGCAGCGTCCAGTGCCCAGTTCCTCCCTGCTGTCTGAGGGTCTGGGTGTCTTGCTGCGGTACAGAGAGCCGTGCTGAGAAGCATGACCTCTCTGGGCTCTTCCcctcaccaccacctccctctgctGCTGGGGGGGGGACGCAGCCCTCCggacaggctgggggaggcagtCCTCCTCGGATGACCTGAAGTTACCTACTGCATACAGAGACTAGAGGGAGGGTacggagggaggggaaggagaggtggagatagcgatagagagagggatagaagcaTGAAATTTGTTGAGACAGGTTTCCTAAAAAATAACTGTGAAATTCTCCCACTGAGAACTCTTAAAAGATTATtaattcccatctctctctctgtctttttctcagtcccccccccccccacacacacacacacacacacacacacacacacacacacacacacacacacacacacacacacactcaccaggtAGACTCCTATGCCAGCTCCTAAGGCATAGCCGACATAGACATCTCTGGGATGGCAGCGGTGTTGTGTGATCTGAGTCAGTCCGGCTATACCCGCAGCCAGACAGTATCCAAACACCAGCACCGGCTTCACCAGCTTAGTACTACTGCTGATCACACTGTTCAaatacatctacacacacacacacacacaaagttagaACTACTGCGGATGGCAATGTTTCCAATTTTAACTTCAAATGCATCTTCAtaaagtcagacagacagacaggcagacagacaagttAGTAGCTGTCAATGCTTACAGAAATGTAGACAGCAGCAAAGCCAGAGAGCGTTGCATGCTGGGACGGAAATGTTTTcctgaagagaaggagagagagagtaagaatcagggagcgagagggagatgtgatgcagagagagagaaagagaggttttATTGAAGCTGGAGAAcacaaagagtgtgtgtgtgtgtgtgtgtgtgtgtgtgtgtgtgtgtgtgtgtgtgtgtgtgtgtgtgtgtgtgtgtgtgtgtgtgtgtgtgtgtgtgtgtgtgtgtgtgtgtgtgtgtgtgtgtgtgtgtgtgtgtgtgtgtgtgtgtgtgtgtgttacctggctgaCAGGATGGCATACAGATCTTTCCCAGAGCAGATGTCCTGTGTGATGAAATTGTTCTGGTCACATGATATCCCAGGCAGCGTGTAATTGGGCTGACAGACAGTCAGGAAGAAAGGGGTGGGATAACCAGTAGCCAACTGGATGATGTCTGTCATTAGGGCTGTTGCCAGGAGACCAAACACATGAACAcctgggggagaaggaggaggagagagaggggggagacagggagaagggatggaaaaggagagagagggggagggaggagcatGCACCAGGTAAGAGTTATCTGAAGacttctcccctgtcctcattccctctacatctctctctcccctgtcctcattccctctacatctctctctcccctgtcctcattccctctacatctctctctcccctgtcctcattccctctacatctctctctcccctgtcctcattccctctacatctctctctcccctgtcctcattccctctacaactctctctcccctgtccgcattccctctacatctctctctcccctgtcctcattccctctacatctctctctcccctgtcctcattccctctacatctctctctcccatgtcctcattccctctacatctctctctcccctgtcctcattcactctacatctctctctcccctgtcctcattcactctacatctctctctcccctgtcctcattccctctacatctctctcccctgtcctcattccctctacatctctctcccctgtcctcattccctctacatctctctctcccctgtcctcattccctctacatctctctctcccctgtcctcattccctctacatctctctctcccctgtcctcattccctctacatctctctctcccctgtcctcattccctctacatctctctctcccctgtcctcattccctctacatctctctctcccctgtcctcattccctctacatctctctctcccctgtcctcattccctctacatctctctctcccctgtcctcattccctctacatctctctcccctgttctcaaATTATTGCTTTAACTGGAACAGgcctgaagtagattctctccctaggctatcattactctctgaagtagattctctccctaggctatcattactctctgaagtagattctctccctaggctatcattactccctgaagtagattctctccctaggctatcattactctgtgaggtagattctctccctaggctatcattactctgtgaggtagattctctccctaggctatcattactctgtgaggtagattctctccctaggctatcattactctgtgaggtagattctctccctaggctatcattactctgtgaggtagattctctccctaggctatcattactctgtgaggtagattctctccctaggctatcattactctgtgaggtagattctctccctaggctatcattactctgtgaggtagattctctccctaggctatcattactctctgtgaggtagattctctccctaggctatcattactctctgacgtagattctctccctaggctatcattactctctgaagtagattctctccctaggctatcattactctctgacgtagattctctccctaggctatcattactctctaaAGTAGATTCTCTCCTAGGATtcgtagattctctccctaggctatcattactctctgacgTAGATTCTCATTCTAAAGTAGattcctaggctatcattactctctgaagtagattctctccctaggctatcattactctctaaagtagattctctccctaggctatcattactctctgatcAGGTAGattagattctctccctaggctatcattactctgtgagtagattctctccctaggctatcattctCTGTGaggtagattctctccctaggctatcattactctgtgaggtagattctctccctaggctatcattactctgtgaggtagattctctccctaggctatcattactctgtgaggtagattctctccctaggctatcattactctgtgaggtagattctctccctaggctatcattactctgtgaggtagattctctccctaggctatcattactctgtgaggtagattctctccctaggctatcattactctgtgaggtagattctctccctaggctatcattactctgtgAGGTGcgcacctgttcactccc
Above is a genomic segment from Oncorhynchus gorbuscha isolate QuinsamMale2020 ecotype Even-year linkage group LG23, OgorEven_v1.0, whole genome shotgun sequence containing:
- the LOC124011212 gene encoding phospholipid phosphatase-related protein type 3-like, with translation MMSSPKAKTKKKPSKDRMTLLPCFYFIELPIVLSSLVSLYFMELTDLLSPATPGFHCYDRDLSLPYLETGDELIPLLMLLSLAFAGPAASIMLGEGLVYCYQSRVKLSKADGCNFNSFLRRTVRFVGVHVFGLLATALMTDIIQLATGYPTPFFLTVCQPNYTLPGISCDQNNFITQDICSGKDLYAILSARKTFPSQHATLSGFAAVYISMYLNSVISSSTKLVKPVLVFGYCLAAGIAGLTQITQHRCHPRDVYVGYALGAGIGVYLSLYAVGNFRSSEEDCLPQPVRRAASPPQQQREVVVRGRAQRGHASQHGSLYRSKTPRPSDSREELGTGRCKVRREKASVASLKRASADVELLAPRGTMGKETMVTFSNTLPRVANGSSSTSPPGDDPSNQRHMTFHLSFDPRRSQPRLRPPLVQEWRQQRSVERRSEEEGETDTSGGEGGAGGGGEAGETGVMNPPSLYPTVQSANRALATATPAPAPLVHIPKEGIRHPPTVSPLPPSVSSLPPPVSPKSAVTRAKLMSLSQGGERVREGPIPVTTPRVPNQPPNQPRVAQVIAMSKQHGPICSSAKGSDSASSCGGGSSTGSSESPYYRVPSDHDSNTGSVTGSIVTIDAHAPHHPVVRVSSSVSTGSNGTLGARVTAAGNGTPWERRNTTSGSVGEQGQRGALQRQEKVSAPDYREYRTLPVKSDSICSSSPSETDSSTLPPPPHPISSPLPPFSSSTLPPPPQPTSPPPASPFSPFYSPSLPLLPLLLPLPPPPHPDLLLDSYSPPSPAL